TGCGCGAAGTGCGGTGGACGGCGCGAGAAGCTGTGCGATGAGGCGCAGTGCGCGCAGACGGTCCAGGGAAAGTGCAGGCATGACCCCTAAAATACCCTGATTAATGCGCTTGCCCCTGCCCCCGTGTCTACCCCTGCGTACATAATGGGAGGCATGGGTAAACATGAACTTGCTACAGCCCTCGATGCACCTGTTTCGTCGAGTAATGCGGTGCCGGGGCCTTCGCCGGATGTGGAGGCGCAGCGCCGTAAAGACCTGCGCAAACATAAGGCGATTGCTACGGGTCTGTTGCTTTTCGCGGCGGCTGTTTATTTATTGTGCCGTTATATTGAAACCCGCCCGGGTGACACCGCAGCGTGGGTTGGGTTTGTCCGCGCGGCGTCTGAGGCCGGCATGATTGGCGGTTTGGCGGACTGGTTTGCCGTGACCGCGCTGTTTAGGCACCCACTCCGCCTGCCCATCCCGCACACCGCCATTATTCCGCGGAAGAAAGACCAGCTCGGCGGGGCTTTGAGTGGGTTTGTGGGGGAGAATTTCCTCAACGCGCAGTTGATTACGGAAAAAGTCTCGCAGGCGCAGATCCCGGAGCGGGTGGGTGAGTGGTTGGCGCAGCCGGACAACGGCGAGAAAGTCTCGCGGGAAGTAGGCAAATTGACTGCCAACATTGTGCGCGCGATTGACCCCAAAGACGCCGAAGCCGTGATTAACTCCGCGGTCATCGACAAACTCGCTGAGCCCACCTGGGGGCCACCACTTGGCCGTCTGCTGGAGCAGCTCATTGCCGAAGGCAAAGCCGAGCCCGTGGTGCAGGAACTTGCGGAATGGTTGCATAAGAAATCGCTCACCTCGGAGCCGCTTATTGATCGCCTCCTCAACGAACGCCGCCCCATCTGGGCACCAAAATTCACCGCGCAGCTGGTCAGCAGCAAAGTCTATGACGAGGTAGTCAAATTTACCGAAGCTGTCGCCGACGACCCCGAGCACGAAGCCCGTCGCTCGCTGCGCCGATTCCTCAACAAACTCGCCCAAGACCTGCAATACGATGCCGGCATGATTACGCGCGTCGAAGAAATCAAACGTGACGTCATGGGCTCCGGCGCGATCGCGCAAGCCGCGCCCACCATCTGGGCGTCCGCATCAGAATCACTCATCGAGTCCGCCACCGACGAAACCTCAATTCTGCGCCGCAAAATCGGCGAGGCCGCAACAAGCTGGGGGCAACGTTTGCTTGACGACGCCTCTCTTCGTCAATCCCTCGATACTCGCATCACCGGAGCTGCCGCATTCCTTGCGGATAACTACGCCCCCGAAGTCACCGGCATCATTTCCGAAACCATTGAACGCTGGGACGCCGAAGAGGCTTCCGAAAAAATCGAGCTCATGGTCGGCAAAGACCTCCAATACATCCGACTCAATGGCACAATTGTAGGTGCGCTCGCAGGACTTGCCATTTACACAATTTCTCATCTGCTCTTCGGAGCCTAACTAGGAGTGAACAACATGTCCGACGCCAAAGATGATTCGATCCTGTCCAAGTGGAGCAAAGCAGCCTCCGAACTTGGTGACGCCGCCAGTAAAGTAGCCAAAAACGTCCGCGAGGAACTCTCCGAAAAAGAGACCCTCAGCAAACTTAAAGCCGAAGCCTCTGAAGCTCGCGACCAAGCAAAGTCCGGCTCCGTCATCGACGCCGGTAAGGAATTCGCCAAGGATGCAGGCCACATCTTTAAAGATGTTGCCAACACCGTCCGCGGTGCAGTCTCCGACAATGACAACGACGGCGTGAAGTCCGCTTTCTCCTCCGCAGTGGAAGCATCCCGCGACAAGTTCGACGACGCCGTGGACAAGCGCGCCGAGAAGCGCGCCGAAAAGCGCACCGCCAAGAATGATTCTGCAGAACCCGGCGATGACGATATTATTGACGGTGAAGTAATTTCCCCGCAAAATTAAGGAAACTGGTTTCCGATGGATTTTTCCATGCTTAACTACGCCACCACGATGGTTGTCTGGGGCATCTTCGCCATCATCGGTATCTGCGGGTTTGTCGGCGCTTTCCTTGCAGCCACCACCCGCGAAGATGCCTTTGAGGTGGCCGACCGTCAAAAGAAGATGATCTGGGTGGCAATCCTTATTGCTTCTGGATTCGTCCTCACCGTATTCGGCCCCGCCATCCCGATCCTCCCGTGGGTTGCCATCATCATGATCGGAATTTACTGGTTTGATGTCCGCCCTCAGATCAAGGGCATCTTGGAAGGCGCCGGCGGCTGGTAAAGCCCTTCTTGCCTGGTAGAGCCCCTGTTGGGACTGCATATGCGGTCCCAACAGGGGTCTTTTTATGCCCTAATTCACTTGATACGTTAAGTGGCTCCAAATTCACTCAGTGCAATATTGCACCCGGTGTAAGTTTGCACTAGGTTTACTCCAGTGGATATTGAAGAGCAGCCCTCATTAAGGGAATTAAAGCGACAAAAAACTCTGGAAGCGATTGAAGACAACGCAACCAGACTCATTTTGGAGCGTGGCTTTGACAATGTCACCGTCGAAGACATTTGTGCAGAGGCAGGTGTTTCCAAGCGCACCTTCTTCAACTACGTGGAATCCAAAGAATCGGCAGCTATTGGCCATTCCGTAAGGACTCCATCGGGAGAGGAGCGGGAGAAATTCCTCGCCACCGAGCACACCAACGTCCTCGATACGGCGTTTGACCTCGTATTAAGTCTCTTTGGCAATCACAACAGTTCCGCATCCGGAATTGCAGGTGATATTATGCGCCGGCGCAAAGAGATCCGTGGGAAACATCCAGAACTGGCGATGCAACACTTCGCCAGATTCCACCAATCGCGCGCAGAGCTTGAAGATCTC
The window above is part of the Corynebacterium deserti GIMN1.010 genome. Proteins encoded here:
- a CDS encoding DUF445 domain-containing protein, with amino-acid sequence MGKHELATALDAPVSSSNAVPGPSPDVEAQRRKDLRKHKAIATGLLLFAAAVYLLCRYIETRPGDTAAWVGFVRAASEAGMIGGLADWFAVTALFRHPLRLPIPHTAIIPRKKDQLGGALSGFVGENFLNAQLITEKVSQAQIPERVGEWLAQPDNGEKVSREVGKLTANIVRAIDPKDAEAVINSAVIDKLAEPTWGPPLGRLLEQLIAEGKAEPVVQELAEWLHKKSLTSEPLIDRLLNERRPIWAPKFTAQLVSSKVYDEVVKFTEAVADDPEHEARRSLRRFLNKLAQDLQYDAGMITRVEEIKRDVMGSGAIAQAAPTIWASASESLIESATDETSILRRKIGEAATSWGQRLLDDASLRQSLDTRITGAAAFLADNYAPEVTGIISETIERWDAEEASEKIELMVGKDLQYIRLNGTIVGALAGLAIYTISHLLFGA
- a CDS encoding CGLAU_01105 family protein, translating into MSDAKDDSILSKWSKAASELGDAASKVAKNVREELSEKETLSKLKAEASEARDQAKSGSVIDAGKEFAKDAGHIFKDVANTVRGAVSDNDNDGVKSAFSSAVEASRDKFDDAVDKRAEKRAEKRTAKNDSAEPGDDDIIDGEVISPQN
- a CDS encoding DUF2516 family protein, with amino-acid sequence MDFSMLNYATTMVVWGIFAIIGICGFVGAFLAATTREDAFEVADRQKKMIWVAILIASGFVLTVFGPAIPILPWVAIIMIGIYWFDVRPQIKGILEGAGGW
- a CDS encoding TetR/AcrR family transcriptional regulator → MDIEEQPSLRELKRQKTLEAIEDNATRLILERGFDNVTVEDICAEAGVSKRTFFNYVESKESAAIGHSVRTPSGEEREKFLATEHTNVLDTAFDLVLSLFGNHNSSASGIAGDIMRRRKEIRGKHPELAMQHFARFHQSRAELEDLLAEYFTRWPDSQQLDESPQTEANTIIGLLISAMFQGSRDWHEIPGADQADFQRCCRTAINRIFLLKGGFSE